A stretch of DNA from Pseudanabaena sp. BC1403:
ATGCATATCACCCCAATTATCAAACGGTAATGCTTCGCCCAAACCTCACAACGCAGCCACAATTTATCGGCGGGAGCGAAGAGGGTTAAGCATTTGCGTATTGAGATTTTTTGTGAGGAGTTTGAATATTGTGGCGCAAATGCTTAACCCCTACAGATCGGTGATAGAGACAAATTACAACAACTCATCAATCCCCTGTGGGGCGCAGCATTACCGCCACCATTTACGCATATCGCTGCGATTAGCGATCGGTAATACTTTTTCAAGAAAAAAAGGAAAGGTAAAAAAAATTTTCCTTTTTCCTTTTTCCTTTTTCCTTTTTCCTTTTTTTACAGTCCATTGCCGATCGCAAAGAAAGCTGACCAGTAATTAGGATGGTTGAAATTAGATGATTTAATTAGCGAAACTTGCGCTCTGTGTAAAGCTTCAGTAACATCAACATCACCTTTCTGTAACTCTTGATAAAAAGCAGCCATAAGAGCCTGTGTCCCAGCATCATCGACCTTCCAAAGCGAGGCGATCGCATTTTTTGCACCTGCCTTCTGGACTTGATAGCCAAAGCCTAAGATTTCCACACCATCGCCGAGTTTCCCAACTCCCGTTTGGCACGCACTCAACACAATCAAATCCAGATTCGGGATTTTCCAATCCGCGATTTCACCCAGACGGATTTTGTCACCATTGCCGAAGATGATGAAGGAGTTATCAGGTGTACCAGTATTAAACTCAGCATGGGTAGCAAGGTGCAGCACATTATGATTTTTGAATTTAGACTCGATCGCTTGGCGACTGAAATTGTTTTCGGTGAGGGTAACTGAATTGGTAAATGAATTAGCGATCGCTTGAACTTCTGTGAGAGTGGCAGGTAATGCATTCTGTCCAAATCTCCGCTCTCCCGCCTTACCACCAAATGCTCCTGCGAGTATATTTGGTTGAGTTTTTGGCTTTGCTGAAAAGTCGGAGAGACTGTAGGCGATCAGATTACTAATACGGTATTTCTCAACTAGCCATTGGTTGCCGTCATAGAGAGCAGCAAGGGGAACATAGCGTAGTATGCCATCGGGAGCATAAAGAATGGTTTTAGCTTTGGCAGTAACCAGCTCACTTTCGATCGGTTTAATCAGCACATCATAGAGAGCTTGAGAAGCATCTTTGACATCGTCAGAACCAGCATCAAGCAGACCTGCTCTATATTCACTGATCAATGATTCGAGCTTGGCTTTGGAGATTTTGACGGTGCGACTGATGGGGAGGCTGTTGGGTGAGAAGAAAATTATTTGTAGTTGATCACCTAAAATCAATGGATAGAGTAATACGGTTCCCTGTGGAATTTGTTTGAGATAGTCAGGAACTTTGTTGATTTCTGATTTGGGAAGTTGCTGAATCTGATTAGCAAGTTGGCTATTGATTTCCTTGCTATTGTCAAAGCTAAACGCTAACAGTTTATTGCTAATCGCTTTCTCTGGTTCTAAAATCCTCACGCCCTGTGCCGATCTGTCGCTACCTTTAATGTTTTTGAGATAGTCTTCGAGTTCTTGAACTTTCAGGAGATCGAGGACTTGAAGAGCTTCCATAATGCGACCTTGGTTTAAGAGTAAACCAGCCAACCTTTTGTAGCTGCTAGAGACAGTTTCCAAATAAGAAGTTTGTTCGTCTTTATTGAGCTTACGAATATCTTTGCGAATCGATTCAGTAACATTTATAGATTGTTTGTAAAATAGAATGGCAAGTTCAGTTTGACTAAGATTGGTAAAGATAACGCCGAGATTATTGAGAGACTTTCCTTCATCCTCGCGATTTTTGATTTTCTGCGCGATCGCTAAGCTTTGGAGATAGTACTCAATCGTTTTGTCATATTTGCCGAGCGCATAATATGCGATACCTAAATTACCTAGCGACTGTCCCTCACCCCTTCTATCTTTGATTTCCTGCTTGATTGCTAAGCTTTGGAGTTGGTACTCAATCGCCTTGTCATATTTACCAAGCGAAAAATAAGCAATGCCTAGATTACCTAGAGCCTGCCCCTCGCCCTGTTGATCTTTGATTTCCTGTGCGATCGCTAAACCTTGGAGATGATATTCAATCGCCTTGTCATATTTGCCAAGAGAATAGTAAGC
This window harbors:
- a CDS encoding tetratricopeptide repeat protein, whose protein sequence is MIWDFGYIFCNDYLLFGISLYAVWYAIAGFDVNARILAVNKVFGIALLTFLACGQVQIVMSESVQAQTTQDRKAEADRLLNLGGQQYNLSKFEAAFQSWQQALAIYQDIKDRQGESRALGNLGVAYELFGKYDKSIEYQLQRLAIAREIKDRLGEVQSLGNLGNAYFSLGKYNKAIEYQLQSIAIAREIKDRRSEGLSLGSLGIAYDVLGKYDKAIEYQLQSLAIAKEIANRRGESNSLGNLGLAYYALGKYDKAIEYQLQRLVIVREIKDRWGEGQALGNLGLAYDALAKYDKAIEYQQQRLTITREIKDRLGEGQALGNLGIAYYALGKYDKAIESQLQRLAIIREIKDRMGEGQALGNLGIAYSALGKYDKAIEYHLQSLMIVREIKDRRGEGSVLGNLGNAYDALGKYDQAIEYQLQSLAIALEIKDRLGEGNSLGNLGNAFYTLGKYDKAIDYQLQKLAIAREIKDRRGEGQTLGNLGLNYSSLGKYDKAIEYHLQGLAIAREIKDRSGEGQELGNLGIAYYSLGKYDKAIEYHLQGLAIAQEIKDQQGEGQALGNLGIAYFSLGKYDKAIEYQLQSLAIKQEIKDRRGEGQSLGNLGIAYYALGKYDKTIEYYLQSLAIAQKIKNREDEGKSLNNLGVIFTNLSQTELAILFYKQSINVTESIRKDIRKLNKDEQTSYLETVSSSYKRLAGLLLNQGRIMEALQVLDLLKVQELEDYLKNIKGSDRSAQGVRILEPEKAISNKLLAFSFDNSKEINSQLANQIQQLPKSEINKVPDYLKQIPQGTVLLYPLILGDQLQIIFFSPNSLPISRTVKISKAKLESLISEYRAGLLDAGSDDVKDASQALYDVLIKPIESELVTAKAKTILYAPDGILRYVPLAALYDGNQWLVEKYRISNLIAYSLSDFSAKPKTQPNILAGAFGGKAGERRFGQNALPATLTEVQAIANSFTNSVTLTENNFSRQAIESKFKNHNVLHLATHAEFNTGTPDNSFIIFGNGDKIRLGEIADWKIPNLDLIVLSACQTGVGKLGDGVEILGFGYQVQKAGAKNAIASLWKVDDAGTQALMAAFYQELQKGDVDVTEALHRAQVSLIKSSNFNHPNYWSAFFAIGNGL